The nucleotide sequence ACGAATCATTAAACCGAACAGCACACCCACAATAGATAGCACGATGGCACTCATAATCAGTGCGGCGTTGTAGAAACTATTAAACTGTGTCACCAGAATGGTGGCCATCAGGAAAATGGCGATACCAAAGGCTTTCCCCAGAAAGGCTCCGGTTTCTGCCATTTTTTCAAAGTCTCCGCGAAAACGGGGTTCAACACCCGACTCGCGCCACGGCAACGATTTAATCTTTTCGGTTAGTTCAAAAATTTTGTCGGTGGGGTTAACGTTATCGTGAACATTAGCCGTTAGGCGATAACGACGCTTACCATCAATGCGCACGACATCACCTGACTTAGGAACAGCGATACGTTGCATGAAGTTCGACACCGGGACCAGGCCATCAGCGGTTTGAACATTGAATTGCGCAAATTGGTCGATGTTGCGAGCCTGAGTTGGGTATCGTAATAAAATCTCGACCTCTTCATCGCTGTAGTCCGGTTGAAATTCTCCGACTTTTTGGCCACCGGTAATCATACGAATCATCGAGCCGGTACTGACAATGTTGGTGCCAAAACGGGTTGCCGCTTCACGGTCGATGTCCAGTTGCCACTCAATGCCTTCCAGAGGGCGATCATCGCGCACATCCTTCAAATCCGGATCGGCTGCAAAAATGGCTTTCACCTGATCCAGCATGGGGCCAATCGATTCGGCATCGGCAGACGTGAGCTGTAGCTGAATATCAGCGCCTTCGGATGGACCATTCGCTTTTTTCTGTGTTTCAACAATGATGCCGGCGATATCGGCGGTGCGGGCTTCAATATCTTTGAGGATATCGTTAGCGCTGCGACGATGTTTCCAGTTCACCAGCTCAATCTGAATCCGGCCGACGACATCTGCTGCTGCACCGTTCGGTGCTCGCACAAAGGTAGCCGTATAAATGGATTCAATCTCGGCCATATCAAAGATACGGCGTTCAACCTGTTGTACCAGCGCCTCACTTTCACTGATGGACAAATTACCACGCGCCCGAATATCCACCAGGCCAATGTCAACGTCTACGTCCGGGAAAAATTCGACCCCTTTACCAAACATGGAATAGGCCGCAAACGATAAGATCAGGGCAATCACGGAAGCGGATAAAATTTTTACCGGATGATGCAGGGCACTGTTGAGTATCCGGATATAACTACCCGTGAAGCCTTTTAACTCATCAAACCGGCCTTGTTCGGCGGCTTCAACCATATCTAGTGTTTTCAGGTTCTGAGCGGATTGTTTGCCAACCAGAGAACCGATGGTCGGCACCACAATTAATGCCATAATCAATGACGCACTCAGAGTAAACAGCAATGTCAGCGGTAGATAGCTCATAAACTCGCCCGTGACTCCAGGCCAAAACAATAATGGCAAGAACACAGCCAGCGTGGTGGCGGTTGAGGCGATGATTGGCCAGGCCATACGTTTTGCCGCTTCACCGTAAGCATGACGTGGGGCGGCGCCTTCGGCTAAGCGGCGGTCAGCGAACTCGGTGACCACAATGGCACCATCCACTAATAAACCCACCGATAAAATCAGAGAGAATAAAACCACCATATTCAGGGTGTAGCCGAGCACGCTGAGTACAATCAGCGCCATCAGGAAAGCGCCGGGAATGGCAATGCCCACCATAAATGAGCTGCGCAGGCCAAGGCTGGCTAAAATCAGGATCATCACCAGCAGGGTGGCCACCAGTACGTTGTTAAACAAATCGTTGAGCATCTCTTCGATTTGTTTGGATTCATCCTGAGATAATCCCACTTCGATGCCACTCGGCCAGTAGGGCTGAACCTGTTCAATAATGCCTTTAACATCATCTAATGTATGAATAATGTTGGAGCCAATACGTTTTTTGATCTCCAGCGTGACCGCTTGCTTGCCATTAACCCGAGCGCTGTTTTTGCGATCTTTATAGGCTAAACGACCGACAGCGATATCTTTAAACAGCACCACATTATCGCCGTCTGCTTTCACCGGCAGATTCAAAATATCGGGAATGCTTTCAATCAGACCGGGTACTTTTACGCCAAAACGACCGACGCCAGAGTCGAGGTCTTCACTGGCGACGAGCTGAGCGTTGTTGCTGACGAGTAAACCCAATTCATTCAGCGTCAGGCCGTAGTTATCCATGCGTGCGGGGTCGACAATAATTTCGGCAATCTCTTCGCGTTTGCCGCGCACTTCGGCTTCTAATACGCCGGGTAAGGCTTCGATACGATCCTGTAAATCATTGGCCACCGCGTATAACACGGATTCGTTCACTTCGCCCGACAGGGTAACCACCATCACCGGGAACAACGCTACGTTAATTTCTTTAACTTTGGGCTCTTTAGAGTCGGCCGGTAATTCCCCTTTGGCGTCGTCTACTTTTTGGCGAACGTCTAATAATGCCTGGTCGATATCCGTATCGGTATAAAACTCAAGCTGGATGGATAAATGCCCTGAGGTGGCGGTTGATATCATTTCCTTTAAGCCGTCCAGTGAGCGCAGCTCTTTTTCCAACGGTTTATAAATCAGGGTGTCGGCATCGGCGGGGGCAATGCCGTCGTGATTCACAGAGACATACACCAACGGCACGGTGATATCCGGGTTACTTTCTTTGGGAATGGTGATCAGGGTGGTGATGCCGACCAGGGTGATCAGGCAAAACAACATCAAAACAGTACGAGTGCGCTGTAACGACGCATCAATAAGGCTATTCATGTGTCTTTACCCTGCACTTAATGCGGCTTGTGTATCCAGGTTGGCATCGGAGGCAGCGGGTTCCGCCGTCTCCTGGTGTTGTTCGGTCACAAATACGGGTTCGACCAGTTCTCCATATTCGACAAACCCCTGGCCTATCGTAATGATGTCGGCCTTTTCTCCCAGGCCATAAACCCAGATGCCGGCTTTGTCGGCTTTTAATAAACTGATTGGCAGGAAGGTGACTCGGTGTTCTTCATCAATGCCTTTCAGGCCTAGTTTGCCTTCATCGTTGAGAATTAATAATGCTGGAGACACATGATAAGCATGAGTTTCTGGCTGAGGTACGTGAATTTTGGCCGTTAAGCCGCTAGTCATAACGCCACTTGGGTTTTTAACTTCCAGTTCAACCGGAAACGTACGGGTTTGTGCATCTGCTTCTGAAGCGACAAAACGGATGTGGCCATTCACACGCTGGCCATTGACCAAAATGGCATAAGCCTGATCACCAATATGAACGTTAGCCGCTTCCTGTTCGGCTAAATTGCCAGTCACCAGATAAGGCGAAAAGTCGAGTACGGTTGCGATTTCCTGGCCGTCTTTAACAAAATCACCAATTTCTACATTACGCTGGTCAACAATGCCATCGAAGGGGGCTTTAATCTGAGTCGCATTCACTTGCAAGGTGTACTGAATCATTTCGGCTTCCGCATTCGCTAGATCCGTTTGTACTTTGGCCAGCTGAGATTCGTTGGCCAGGCCTTTTGCAAACAACTTTTGGGCGCTTTGCTCCTCCAGCTGACGTTGTTTTAAATTTGCTTTGGCTTGTTTCAGGCGGGCAGGCCAGTCTCGTGCATCCAGTTCGATTAATACATCGCCTTTTTGAACCCGCTCACCTTTGTTTTTATGAATAGCCACCACTTTGGCACGGATTTCAGAACGTAATTCCACCCGGCGGTTGGCTGCGGTTCTGGCAGAAATCAGGACTTCACGCTGTGTCGCCTCGCCTTGCATCCTTTCTACCTGAACTCGCTTCAGGCCGGATTCCATTACCAGCGGCCTGGGATTAGAAAATTCCTGTTCCGGGCCGAGGCTGCCACTGGCGACCCAGATAATCATTAATAAAAACAGCACAATGGCTGCGATATGCCCCTGATTTAAATGTAGTGTCATGCTTGTGTTTCCGTCGCTGCTACGAACGTGATTACGCTGATTATTATTACTTTTCTTTATAACATATTGCTCAGTCCGATAGGCGTGTGTTTTTTGCCAGTTCTGCTGCAAACGTGCCAGCCCATCGTTTGCCGTATTGCAGTATACTGCGCGTTTTGCCCTGAACTTAAGGTGATATTCGGTAATGATGTTGGTGCAGTTAAAGCAGGTTGAGCTGGCGTTTGGTGATCATGTGCTGTTCGACAAAATTGATCTGGAGATTCACTCCGGCGAACGAGTATGTATCGTTGGTCGCAATGGCGCTGGTAAATCCACCTTGCTGAAAGTGCTCAACAGCTCTGTTATCCCGGATGATGGCAGTGTGGTGAAGCGCGATATGCTGCGGGTCGCAACGCTGCAACAGGAATTGCCACAAACGACGGATATGCCGGTTTACGATGTGGTGGCGGAAGGATTGGGGGATCTTGGCCATGTGATTGCGCAATACCATGATGAAACCGCCAAAGGTGCCGCAGCGAATTTAAAATTACTGGAGCAGTTGCAGAGCAAAATTGAAGCCGCTGATGGCTGGAGCTGGCAGCAAAAAGTGGACGCCATTATCCAGAAATTAAACTTACCGGGTGAAGCGAGTTTTTCCTCGCTCTCCGGTGGCTGGCAGCGTCGGGTGATGCTGGCACGTGCGTTAGTGGTTGAGCCGGAATTACTGATTCTTGACGAACCTACCAACCATATGGATGTGCCCACGATTGAATGGCTGGAAGAGCAACTTAAGCAGTTTAATGGCTCGCTGGTGTTTATTAGTCACGACCGGGCGTTTGTGCAGAATTTATCAACCCGTATTATCGATCTGGATCGTGGTCATGTGCATGAGTGGCGCGGTGATTATTTAAGTTTTATCAGCCACCGGGAAAAACGACTGGAAGACGAAGCGGCACAAAACGCTTTGTTTGATAAACGCCTGGCGGAAGAAGAAAAGTGGATTCGTCAGGGCATCAAAGCTCGCCGTACCCGTAATGAGGGTCGGGTTGAGCGCTTAAAAGAAATGCGGAAAGAACGTAAAGCGCGCCGTGAGGTGGCCGGCACCGCCAACCTGAATCTGGGTCAGGCTGAAAACTCCGGCAAAATGGTGTTCGAAATTCAGAATCTGTCTTATACCTGGCAGAAAGAGGATGGTAAGGCTATCCCACAGGTGGACGATTTCACCGCTAATGTCTTGCGTGGCGACCGTATTGGTTTGGTAGGCCCCAATGGGGTCGGCAAAAGTACCTTATTAAAGTTGCTGTTAGGCAAACTTGAACCGCAGCAAGGTAAAATCAAGGTGGGAACCAAGCTGGAGGTGGCCTACTTCGATCAGGCACGTCATCAGTTGGATGAAGAAAAATCCATCGCGGATAACGTCGCTGACGGAAAAGATCACGTCATCGTGAATGGTAATTCACGCCATATTATTGGTTATCTCGGCGACTTTATGTTTTCGGGAGAGCGAGCCCGAACGCCGGTTAAAGCCCTATCGGGTGGTGAGCGAAACCGGGTGCTGCTGGCCAAGCTGTTCCTCAAGCCTTGTAACTTGTTGGTGATGGATGAGCCTACCAACGACCTGGATGTGGAAACTCTGGAGCTGCTGGAAGAGCGCTTGTTGGAATACAACGCCACCTTGTTACTGGTGAGTCACGACCGGGCCTTTATCGACAATGTGGTGACCCAGCTTTGGGTGTTTGGTGAAAACGGCCATATTGATGAGCAGGTGGGTGGCTACAGCGATTGGCAGGAACGCAAAGTGGCACTGGAAAAGCAGAAACCTGCTGCCCAGAAAACAGCGGTGAAAAAAACAGAGCCTGCGAAAAATGAAGCCGTATCAACCCCAGCAGCTACCACTGCACCAGCACCCCAAAAGAAAAAACTCAGCTACAAGCTGCAGCGTGAGCTGGATAGCCTGCCGGATCAGATTGCTGAAACGGAAGCCGCACGGGATGCTTTATTAGAGCAAAGCAATGCGGCTGATTTTTATTCCGGAGATGCCGATAACGTCCAGAAAGTGCTGGCCCAGTTAGCCGAAATGGAAGAGAAACTGGAGCAGCTGGAAGAACGTTGGCTGGAGCTTGAGGAGATGACGGAATGACCTGGGTAATTATTGCCGCCGTTGTGATGGCGATTATGGGCTCGGTGTTCTGGTTAAAACCCAGCGCCCGGGACGCTCGCCTGGCTGATTTACGGTTTAACGCCATTCGCGCCGGTTTGCAGGTGCGACAGTTCACCTTTAAAGCCGATGCTGCCAAAACCGGGGTGCGTGACGATATTACCGCCACCAGTTATACCCTGATGAAAAAAGCCTCCTACGAAAATGGCGGTGGTCATGAAGACGCTTCTGGCGGTGAATTACAGTATTGTGTTGTTCGCCAACCAGCCTGGGATGATGAATGGCTGCCAGAAGGCCTGAGCTGGCACAATAAGGGCACACAAGGCGATGCCGAAAAGCTGGCAGCGTTATTGCCCGAATTATCCGATGAGCTGTTGATGCTGGAAGTGTATGAGCGCCGGGTATGTATGATGACAGCCGAAAAACAAGGCTCAAATGCCCAGCACTATCTGGCATTTCTTGAAGCCCTGTTGAAGTAATCGGGAAACGTTGGATCAAAGCGTGTAAACCCTATGAGCAATCCCAGTATCATTGTTGATTTAGCCATTCCTGCCGATGAATACCTACGGGTCTATCAGGGCTCCGCCAAGCTGGTGAGTGCCATCGCCAGTGATGGCCGCCGGGTACAGTTTCCGGCCAATATCCTGCATAAAATGATCACCCGAGACGGTATTTATGGCCGCTTTCTGATTGAATTTAATCGCGAAGGGAAGTTTCAGAAGATTCAGAGAATCGGTTGATGCTTGCATAAGATCATCTACATCCGTCGCCAGCTTGCGTATAATGCCGCGCAATTTATTCGTTGTGGCTGATGTGAGGTAGATGATGGCTGATTGGTATGGACTGACCCGACAACTGTTTTTCCGCTTAAGTGGCGAAACATCCCATGAACTGGGCCTGGATATGCTGGGTGCTGGTGAGCGTCTGGGCCTGTTACAGTATCTGGCACCTCAGGTTGCTTCTGCACCCACAACCGTTGCGGGCATTGAGTTTCCTAATCCGGTTGGTCTGGCTGCGGGTCTTGATAAAAACGGCGATTATATCGATGCCTTTGCCCGTTTAGGTTTCGGTTTTATTGAAATTGGTACCATTACACCACGCCCGCAACCGGGTAATCCGAAGCCCCGTTTGTTCCGTATTCCAGAGCGCCGCGCCATTATCAATCGCATGGGCTTTAACAACAAAGGTGTGGATCATCTGGTTGAGCAGGTTAAAAAAGCCAAATACAAAGGTGTGCTGGGCATTAATATCGGCAAAAACTTTGATACCCCAGTTGAGAATGCTACCTCCGATTACCTGATCTGCCTGGAGAAGGTGTATCAATACGCCACCTACATCACGGTGAATATTTCTTCTCCTAATACGCCTGGGTTACGCACTCTGCAATACGGTGACGCGTTAAAAGAACTGCTGGAGCCGTTAAAGCAGCGCCAGAAAGAGCTGGCTGAAGAATTTGGTTATAAGCCGATCTTTGTGAAAATTGCGCCGGATATGGAAGACAACGAAGTTGATATGGTGGCGCAAACTCTGATCGAAACCGATATCGACGGTGTGATTGCCACCAATACCACACTGTCGCGTGACGGCGTTCAGGGGATGAAACACGGTAATGAAGCGGGTGGTTTGAGTGGTGCTCCGGTAGAAGATCTGGCGACTGAAACTGTTGAACGTTTAGTGAAAGCGCTGGATGGCAAACTGCCGGTGATTGGTGTGGGAGGTATTCTTGATGGCAAAGGAGCGGTTGAGAAAATGGCCGCGGGCTCGCAACTGGTTCAGGTGTACTCCGGCTTTATTTACCGTGGCCCGGAGCTGATTGGTGAGTGTGTTGACGCCATCGCGGCCATGAAATAACGGATATAGATAGATATAAAAAGCCCGGCTCAAAGGCCGGGCTTACCTCCCGGGAGAGGAGGTATGGGTTTTAACGGTAGAACCGTGAGCCGCTATACTGCGATCTTATGAACTCCAGAAACGCCGGTGTAACCATCCCAGTGATCGGCACGGCCAGAACGCCATCCGGCCAGCCAGGCATCGCGTTGACCCCCCATGGGGGCAAGATCTTTTGAACGGCGCTCAACACCTGCGCGGTAACCTCGTGCAAAAGCTCTTTCCTGCATATCGCGTTTCTGTTTCTTCATACGTTGCGTCCTCGCATTATTTTGGAAACATCAGTCAATAAGCGTTCAGTAGTTGATGCCAAACGTTTATGACGTAACCATGACAGTTCTACTCTGTTGGAACTGGGATGTTAATTAACAATTTTTTATAAGCGGTAGCGTTTTTGCTGCCAGAAACTATTTGACGAAGTGGCTGTTATCACCATGCAAAATGAATCTTCCCCCTCCCAATTACGCTGGTTAGCGGCTTGCCCAAAAGGCATTGAGCCACTGCTGGCAGCTGAAATCAGAGACTTAGGTGGGGAAGTTGAACGAGAAACCCACCTTGGTGTTTTATGGCAGGGGGATATGCGCACGGCTTATCGCTTCTGTTTGTGGACCCGCTTGGCCAGCCGTTTGCTGTTTCCTTTGCAGGAAAGTCAGGTAGACAATGTTGACCAACTTTATCAGGTGGCGCGCGACGTAGACTGGCAAACGGTGTTCCCGGTGGGCGCTTCGTTCCGAATCGATTTCCACGGTAAAACGGACTTTGTGCGTAATACCCAGTTTGGTGCGCAAAAGGTGAAAGATGGCATTGTTGATAACTTCCGCGAAGAGCTGGGAGCTCGTCCGTCAGTTGCTAAAGATGGTGATGTTCGTATTGAAGCACAGCTGCGTAAAGGCAAGCTGGCGCTGTATCTGAACGTCAGCGGCGACAGCCTGCATCGTCGTGGCTATCGCTTACAACCGGGGAAGGCACCATTAAAAGAAAACCTGGCGGCGGCGATTCTGATTCGTTCCGGTTGGCAGGAAGCCTTAAAGCAGGGTAGCCATCTGGTTGATCCTATGTGTGGTTCCGGCACCTTATTAATTGAAGCGGGCATGATGGCCGCCGATATTGCACCGGGGTTAAATCGCCAGCAATGGGGTTTTGATCGCTGGCAGCGTCATAACCGCAAACTATGGCTGGAAGAAGTTGAAGCGGCTCGTCGGCGTCGTACTGACGGTTTAGCGAATATGAAAAATCGTTTGTACGGTTTTGATATTGATTCGGAGCAGTTAAATGCTGCGAATAAAAACCTGGAACGTTCCGGATTAAAAGACAAAATCCATTTAGAGCGCCGCTCCATCGAAAACCTGCGTATTCAGAAAGAAACTGCAGAACAAGGTGGTTTGGTGGTGTGTAACCCGCCTTATGGCGAGCGTCTGAGTGAACTGCCACAACTGGCACCTCTGTATCAGGATTTTAACGACGCCACGCTGCGTTTATTGCCTCACTGGAAATTAGCGGTAT is from Bacterioplanoides sp. SCSIO 12839 and encodes:
- a CDS encoding DUF2835 domain-containing protein, which produces MSNPSIIVDLAIPADEYLRVYQGSAKLVSAIASDGRRVQFPANILHKMITRDGIYGRFLIEFNREGKFQKIQRIG
- a CDS encoding ATP-binding cassette domain-containing protein → MMLVQLKQVELAFGDHVLFDKIDLEIHSGERVCIVGRNGAGKSTLLKVLNSSVIPDDGSVVKRDMLRVATLQQELPQTTDMPVYDVVAEGLGDLGHVIAQYHDETAKGAAANLKLLEQLQSKIEAADGWSWQQKVDAIIQKLNLPGEASFSSLSGGWQRRVMLARALVVEPELLILDEPTNHMDVPTIEWLEEQLKQFNGSLVFISHDRAFVQNLSTRIIDLDRGHVHEWRGDYLSFISHREKRLEDEAAQNALFDKRLAEEEKWIRQGIKARRTRNEGRVERLKEMRKERKARREVAGTANLNLGQAENSGKMVFEIQNLSYTWQKEDGKAIPQVDDFTANVLRGDRIGLVGPNGVGKSTLLKLLLGKLEPQQGKIKVGTKLEVAYFDQARHQLDEEKSIADNVADGKDHVIVNGNSRHIIGYLGDFMFSGERARTPVKALSGGERNRVLLAKLFLKPCNLLVMDEPTNDLDVETLELLEERLLEYNATLLLVSHDRAFIDNVVTQLWVFGENGHIDEQVGGYSDWQERKVALEKQKPAAQKTAVKKTEPAKNEAVSTPAATTAPAPQKKKLSYKLQRELDSLPDQIAETEAARDALLEQSNAADFYSGDADNVQKVLAQLAEMEEKLEQLEERWLELEEMTE
- a CDS encoding efflux RND transporter periplasmic adaptor subunit, encoding MTLHLNQGHIAAIVLFLLMIIWVASGSLGPEQEFSNPRPLVMESGLKRVQVERMQGEATQREVLISARTAANRRVELRSEIRAKVVAIHKNKGERVQKGDVLIELDARDWPARLKQAKANLKQRQLEEQSAQKLFAKGLANESQLAKVQTDLANAEAEMIQYTLQVNATQIKAPFDGIVDQRNVEIGDFVKDGQEIATVLDFSPYLVTGNLAEQEAANVHIGDQAYAILVNGQRVNGHIRFVASEADAQTRTFPVELEVKNPSGVMTSGLTAKIHVPQPETHAYHVSPALLILNDEGKLGLKGIDEEHRVTFLPISLLKADKAGIWVYGLGEKADIITIGQGFVEYGELVEPVFVTEQHQETAEPAASDANLDTQAALSAG
- a CDS encoding quinone-dependent dihydroorotate dehydrogenase; translation: MMADWYGLTRQLFFRLSGETSHELGLDMLGAGERLGLLQYLAPQVASAPTTVAGIEFPNPVGLAAGLDKNGDYIDAFARLGFGFIEIGTITPRPQPGNPKPRLFRIPERRAIINRMGFNNKGVDHLVEQVKKAKYKGVLGINIGKNFDTPVENATSDYLICLEKVYQYATYITVNISSPNTPGLRTLQYGDALKELLEPLKQRQKELAEEFGYKPIFVKIAPDMEDNEVDMVAQTLIETDIDGVIATNTTLSRDGVQGMKHGNEAGGLSGAPVEDLATETVERLVKALDGKLPVIGVGGILDGKGAVEKMAAGSQLVQVYSGFIYRGPELIGECVDAIAAMK
- the rmf gene encoding ribosome modulation factor yields the protein MKKQKRDMQERAFARGYRAGVERRSKDLAPMGGQRDAWLAGWRSGRADHWDGYTGVSGVHKIAV
- a CDS encoding efflux RND transporter permease subunit — protein: MNSLIDASLQRTRTVLMLFCLITLVGITTLITIPKESNPDITVPLVYVSVNHDGIAPADADTLIYKPLEKELRSLDGLKEMISTATSGHLSIQLEFYTDTDIDQALLDVRQKVDDAKGELPADSKEPKVKEINVALFPVMVVTLSGEVNESVLYAVANDLQDRIEALPGVLEAEVRGKREEIAEIIVDPARMDNYGLTLNELGLLVSNNAQLVASEDLDSGVGRFGVKVPGLIESIPDILNLPVKADGDNVVLFKDIAVGRLAYKDRKNSARVNGKQAVTLEIKKRIGSNIIHTLDDVKGIIEQVQPYWPSGIEVGLSQDESKQIEEMLNDLFNNVLVATLLVMILILASLGLRSSFMVGIAIPGAFLMALIVLSVLGYTLNMVVLFSLILSVGLLVDGAIVVTEFADRRLAEGAAPRHAYGEAAKRMAWPIIASTATTLAVFLPLLFWPGVTGEFMSYLPLTLLFTLSASLIMALIVVPTIGSLVGKQSAQNLKTLDMVEAAEQGRFDELKGFTGSYIRILNSALHHPVKILSASVIALILSFAAYSMFGKGVEFFPDVDVDIGLVDIRARGNLSISESEALVQQVERRIFDMAEIESIYTATFVRAPNGAAADVVGRIQIELVNWKHRRSANDILKDIEARTADIAGIIVETQKKANGPSEGADIQLQLTSADAESIGPMLDQVKAIFAADPDLKDVRDDRPLEGIEWQLDIDREAATRFGTNIVSTGSMIRMITGGQKVGEFQPDYSDEEVEILLRYPTQARNIDQFAQFNVQTADGLVPVSNFMQRIAVPKSGDVVRIDGKRRYRLTANVHDNVNPTDKIFELTEKIKSLPWRESGVEPRFRGDFEKMAETGAFLGKAFGIAIFLMATILVTQFNSFYNAALIMSAIVLSIVGVLFGLMIRGEPFGIVMSGLGVIALAGIVVNNNIVLIDTYNRLVRESLDPIDAALRTGAQRLRPVMLTAVTTVLGLMPMMLQWNIDLLNRDFSIGAPSSQWWTQLSTAIAGGLTFATILTLILTPCLLVLGEKLKQKHKNKHLSASMTSQT